Genomic DNA from Magnolia sinica isolate HGM2019 chromosome 4, MsV1, whole genome shotgun sequence:
CATCCCAACCGTACTTCCGATTAACTTGGAACCGACGTGAGCAGACTCAATCATCCGCTATCTTGAAACCGGCGAATTGCCCAAAGACCGAGCAAAAGCACAACGAATGAAGATTAAAGCCGCCTGATATACCATACTCAATGGGACGCTTTATAAGAAAGGCTTTTATCTACCTTACTTAAGATGCCTACGACCTGAAGAAGTTGAATACGTCCTGAGGGAAATTCACGAAGGCATCTATGGGAACCACTCTGGAGAACGATCATTAGCTCATAAAGTCATCCGGCAGGGTtactactggccgaccatccaacATGACGCGTGAAAGCTCGTCTAGAGATGTGATAAATGTCAGAGGTTCGCGACTGCTCCACGACAACCACCGGAAGAGCTTACCCCTATGGCCGGTCCATGACTGTTTGCTTAGTGGGGAATCGATATTATCGGGTCattccctatgggaaaaggtcaaaCTAAGTTCGTCGTCGTCGCTGTGGATTATTTCACCTAATGGGTAGAAGCAGAGTCATTGGCCAAGATAACCGAGTAAAAAATCACAGACTTCGTTTGGAAAAATATCATATGTCGCTTAGCGATACCCCGGACTATCGTCTCTGATAAagggaagcagttcgacaacaagCAATACCAAGAGATGTGCAAAAATCTCGGAATCCGCATCGTATACTCGTCACCGCGACATCCGCAAGTAAACGGCCAGGTAAAGGCTATCAACAAGATTATTAAGCATCACCTCTAAACCTAACTAGAGAAAGCCAAGGGAGCTTGGGCTGAGGAACTTCTCAAAGTCCTATGGGCTTATCGGACCATGGCCCGAACGACCACTGGGGAAACCCCGTTCTCCTTAGCATATGGGGCAGAAGCCGTCATCCCCGTAGAGATCGGATTACCTATCGCCCGCATAAGCTCATTCAACGAACAAGACAATGATGAGCTTATGTCCCTCGGCCTCGACCTTCTGGAAGAGCGAAGGGagcaaactcagcttcgaaccgctATCCGCCAACAACAAGTGTCTCGATTCTATAACGCTCGGGTTAAGGTCAGGAGGTTTCGAGCGGGAGACCTAGTCCTCCGAAAGACATTCCAGAACACCAAGGAGGCCGGAACGGGGACCTTAGgaccgaactgggaaggaccctacgtgATTTCAAGCACAGTCCGACCCGACACATACCAATTAGAGGATCTAACTGGTCAATTACTTCATCATCCGTGGAATGCCGAGCATTTGAAGATTTACTATCCTTGAGTTGGTAAACAGGCGATCTACGTCCAAGATATGTCAAGATCAGTGTCCGCCTTGGATTAGATCTATAGACGATCTTTGTTCGATTGAGTTCCGAGCAACACCCGAGTGATATGTACGCACTCACGTCTGTTATGTAACCCGACCAATAAGGAAAATGACAACAAATCTTCAAAAAGGAGGCATTTTTATTAATAAAGACTAAAATAGTGTAGTTACATCGATATTACATCAAACTCTAATTCCAAAGTTTGTACATCGAGAAATAGGCAATATTCTCCTAACTTCTTGGAGGATCTTTCAAGATCTCTAGGGGATAATATCGGATCCCGACAATCTTGGGAATCCCTCATCTCACGAAAATCCTAGATTACAGCCATGAAGTTAGGGGAGGATCCAACCGAAAATGATATTCTGAgtctcctataaatagaggtaccatCTACCATTCAAGGTATGTACACAGAGAAAAACCCTAATATTCAACTGATATCTCTTTCTGGAAGATCTTACTCCATTCTCAAAGACCTcaatcctgacttaggcatcgaagagtCCTCTGCAATAACTAGGGCCTCCTTTGTCCCTCTTTTCTACTTCTACAGGTTCAAGGAAGGCCCGTACATTATGTTTACCGAAATACAGCATGAACAAGAGCCATCTTTAGAAAATCCATATCATAAATTTGAATATTCATAGAATTGGTAGAACCAATCTCACCAGATCCTGATATGGCTCCAATTTATTCGTTCTCATCTATTCAAATATTGGCCCGATCTTCGAATATTCAAAATCTTCGTAATTGCCGTGAGAGCTCCGAACATCTTGAGAAAAATCTTCTATTTTAAAAGGATTGTGAGAGATGATTTTACCGAGTATATCGGGATCTTTGATAGGATACTTGCCTTAGTGGATCTTTTATAGACATGCTAAGTATGGCTTTCTTAATCTGGTGCCATACGAATTACGGGTCCATGTAATCCGACACTTCGTTTCTTCGAAAGGTAGGTGTACAGTTGCGTGCCACTACATGTAAAACGGAAGACATATCGCTGAAGTAAATTAGGCAAAAGATACTTTCATACACGAATAAATTTATATCATTATTAATCTCGTAGTGGTGACACCTGTTCACGTTTCATTGATCCACTTCGGTTTATTAAAAGTAAGTGTAAACACTTTGTATGAGTGTGTCAACACACATGGCTTCTCATTTGGCTAAATAGTTCGAATCATTTCGGTGTAATTTACGAGTAATTTCAAAGCGCCTGGATATCATCCATAAGGGTGCAGCTTGAGTGAATCtatgaaagtggggcccacattaatgtatgtgccATATATCCGTTCCTTACATCCGTTTTGAAAGTTAatcttagggcatgatacaatcaataaggcagatccaaatcttaggtggaccacagtggtgattgaatacacaccattaaaaacatcttaggagtcgtcagaatgtttattttccatccaacctgttgataatgtcacaaagacctggataaaggtaccacacaaatatcagcttgatccaaaacttatgtggcccacgaaAAATTATTAATTGCCATTCACCACTGTTTGCTCTTGTAGGGTATACCTCCTatttagatctacttaatttttgagatgatgccctaaaattagctgtcAAAacgtatggaaggtgtggatgtaaGTCACGGACATCACATTGGGCACCACATTCAGGGATCCAGCTGCGcctcatccatcacactctacggAGTATCAAAGATTTCCTCCTTCCAAAAGTAACCTCGCCTTTATTATTTTCCCAAAACTGCAATGAAAGGGTAATTTAGTAATTTCAAGTGATTATTATAACATCGAAGAGAGTGAAGGCTGAAAAGGGTGCGTGGGGCTGTCTTGGATTCGTGAAGAAAAAGCGACTGGAATCATTTACACGCACTTATTTTGCACATCCGTAAAATACCCaagcttgtggggtccaccttgctgtatacgtgaaatccactccgtccatcaggagAGAACCATTATTTATGCCACATATACAGAATATAAGGGGGATTAAAAAGATCATGTGTGTGGGAACAATTTAAAATTTCTTCAAAAGCCAAtaagttcacatggtgtggcccacctgagttttctttctttctttctttctttatttttcactgatttttgtattttttttttcttcgttcCGGTGAGTTACACCTGATAAATGAGTTTGATGAAGGACACACCATGGCGTTCTCCCCCATACACAAACTAATGTCAGATCCCATTCATATGATGTGGTCCCCCTGagttttgagttttggatctaagtaACTTTTATTCTTGGGGGCCTAGCAGAGGGAAAAGAACCCAATAGATCAGTGGTGTGTGATTGCCATTAGAAACCTCTCggggccacagaacttttggatatagttgatatttgttattaaaaaaaaaaaaaaattcttatacATGAGACCTTATGAATAGGATAGATGACAAAtgacaccttgatccatagctcaagtggtagactgagtgaaagatatctcgtttcaacactgaggtcttggtatcgttccctagtgggggtagctaacactgaagtgtgaactgacagtggggtgtattaacaagctagtaagaaaaaaaaataaaaataaaaggatagatgacaaatgaacattacTATAAgctttgggaaggtttcaactatttcatgtggtgtggtccacttgaactttggaaatgattcaattttggacttgccataaaatgaactggaaaaatgggcAGACAACCTGCATAAGACACATAGATAATAGTAAGCCCCATTGAGTTTAATGAGTATGCTTACTTATAAATAATATGCGTCCACTATGGggctactcatggctcagtggtagactcacaagagtttcaacactaaggtcgcaggttcaagtacccattgtggtgtgtgcaCATGCAATCTGAGGCTATGTAGagcccatcatgatttatataatttagccacaccatccatttattttggaagatcattttaggcaatgcACCCCAAAACGAGGCGGATGgaagcacaagtggaccataatataggcaatggagattgaactcctattattgaaaacttcccaaggctcacagtgatgttcatttgccatccatctcctattattgaaaacttctcatggctcaccatgatgttcatttgccatccaacttgttcttaAGTTCACAAAGGGAAAACTAAAtttcagctcaatccaaaacttatgtagcccccaagaagttttcaacgataggctttcaatcccccaagaagttttcaaccgtacccttcatccatgtctagcGATAAAAAGGTTGGaataaactgatatttgtgtttcctgttcatccatgtctacatgaccttatgggcaggttagatggcaaataaacataaatgtgggcctaggaaggtttcaagggtgggcatcattatccccactgttttttgtaatgtagtccacttaaactttggatcggcctatttttggttcataccctaacaTGATCTTTTAACAtcaatggacaatatggatataacacatacctcatggtgcaGCCCAAAGAACTTTTCCACGTTAACCCACCATCGAGGGAATCTCGATTAATCAATCCCACTCGTTCGGGGCTAGGAACAAACTTGTGGTTTCCATGCGTTGCCTCTCTCAAGGGCTTTTGGGCTAGTATGGTTGAAAGAGTGTTATGTTTGACCAAATTCGCCACTAGCCAGTTACTTCTTCTTTACCGTTGGCTATATGGCCTATAAAAACATAACGGTAGAGAAGATTTGAAGATTCTCCACCCTATGATTACTCTTTGATTTGCATTTAGAGATTTAGGGTAAGGACTGTGATTACAGAGATAAAAGGTTTTAGGCACCTCACTCCGCCCGTAgagatgtacggtctctacttcgcAAAATTCAACTTTCTACGAGTATTAGTTATGGCTCTCGCACTTCAATGATCCGATGATGAGTGTTATAATGTTAAATGCAAGTCAGCACAAGTTTCTGATGGGTAGGATTCAATTATATtggcaagtcatagagcatacacTTGTACTAAGTAGATGTATGGATATTTATATATGTGATGCAATAATATATGACATAATAACTATCCGACTAAGGTTTCTTATGGGAAGGATCCGATTATAtcagcaagccacagagcatacgcccCGGATCGATTAGGTGTAAAATGTGATGTAATGCGGAGTTGATGACTCCATCAAGCAAGGGGGTTGATGAGGGAGTAGATGTTGCACAATGTTAATATTAGAATTGGACGAAATTACTTAGTATTTGGACGGTTGATGGACGATACTGTTAGAAGGATTAGATCAATTAACTTGGATTGGTACTTAGATTGGAACTTGGTTGGTTTGAGAAGCTAGGATTAGGGTTGGACAAAGCCTaagctctcttcctcactttcacTCTACTTAGTAGACGGATGGGATGATTAAGGCTTTAGAAGCTATGGCCTTGGTGGATGATTATTGTTGttgaaatgagaaggagagggGGATATTTATAGCCCCCAACCCGATTTTTTAGTAATTCCCGACAAGTCTAGGAGTTAATCAAGAGTGAATGGTTGAGATTCCATATCACCACATGACACAATCCAGATGGTTAGATGGCTTAGTAAAAGAATGATTCTGGGTTCAAATAAGGGACAAGGAGATAACTCTGCATTTTTTAGCATGTAGACGTTACAAATGGAGGTCCGACACTCTTGGGGTGCTCCCTGCTAAAACAAGGGTTTGCCACATCATGGGTGGCGGTCAAACCACCACCCAAGGTAGAGTTTTCCCCCTATTTTGGCAAGGGTTCCCCCACATGTACGAGGGACCTTTAGCTATTGTGATGTTCATCTATTGTCTGAACTGTGAATATTTGTTGGGCTTATGTGCTTGGACTTTAGGCTTGGTTTAAGGCTTGTATAAGGGTTGGGTTGACTTGGTGAGTTGGCTAGGTTTTAAGTCAGCGAGTGAACTTGGAACGACTTAGTGAGTTGACTTAGTGGGTTAACTTGGTTGAACCAGGTTTCGGAGGTTCTAGGATTTGGGTTTCTAGAGTTCTACAATTTGGGAtcttgttttaggtttagggtttaggtcaaGCATAGGGTTGGATTTAGATTAAGACTAGGGTTTAGATCAAGATTAGAATCCATCAAGATGGTCCATTTCATCAACTTGTCAACCTAGAGTAGGGTGTCTATAgcaaggcagatccaagacttagATGAACCACAGAATGGGAATCAAACTCTTACATTTTAAAACTTTTGAAGGCCTatagaagttttgcatcaagctgatattcattaTTTACATTTGTCCAAGTTTATGTgagtttatgaataggttggatggtaaataaacattacgatgagccctaaaaaagttttgagccctatggtgtggttcacttgagccctGGCTCAGTTTTGAGCCTATATTCTATTCAAATCTGGAACCTTTGCTTGTCACAAGCAGAAAAATCCTGCTTTCCTGCATTTGATTGGTCCATATCACCACTGACATTGTTAGCACTGCTACATTAAATGCAACGTGTGATGATGTGGttcaattagattgcaacaagcaTGATTTTTTTGCTTATGGTTGCAAAGGATCCGAATTCTATTCTAAAATGATGGagcaaatggatagacggtggtGCAAATAAAATTCAAACATCACGGGGGCaagatgcggattagctactgaatccTACAGTAGCCAATCTAGCCACTAAAGtgatgttaccaagttctgtgggccctaccatgatgtatgtattgaatccataccgtccatccatttggatagatcattttagagcatgagacaaagaatggggcagatccaaagctcaagtggactacaccaaagaaaacagtggggatagcgatgaccaccattgaaaccttcccaaggccaccatgatgtttatttgagatacaacttgtttataagttaacacaggcacaaaaaaaggaaaaaacaaaaacaaatatcagcgcttgatcaaaaactttcgtgTCCCAAGAAATTtataatggtaggtattcaaccCCCACTTTTTTCTacagtgggatccacttgagctttggatctaactcgtTCAGTGACTTGTGCCCTATaataatctcttcaaatggatggacggtgtggatacaacacatacatcatggtagggtctacAAAACATGATCCCGTGACTTCAATAGCCAGCTCGCTACTGTCAGGTTCAGTAGGTAATACGCGTCCCACGATGGCCGTTGAGAGCCCGGTCCGTTCCTAGCTTGATACGGACGCCGCATGACCTAATCCGCGTTCTCACCGAGCTCTGGGCTACGCAGATTTCCTGGTAAAGCATTTCGCACGAAGTTGCtgtgcaaggattctgggtggggcctacCTCCATATTTGTTACAAATCTGCTCTGTTCATCCGtgtttttaaatcattttaggataagagagaaaataagaggtggatccaaaacacaagtgggccacacgagagcaaaaattgagaaaagaaatactttaccgttgaaacctttgagctccatcttaatgtttatatgccatccaaaccttttataaagtcattaccacttagtgaagtgaaaataaaacaaATTTAGCCTGACACAAAGCTTATATGGCCataagaatatttcaatggttATCACTGAATAcctattgtttcctttcatgtggcccacttgggttttggattcaCTTAATTTTTGCTCTCGTGTTTAAAATAAGCTCGGAAAACGGATGAACGAGATAGATTTCAAACATAGAAGTGGCCCTACAGAGCATCCTGCACTTCTTGCGCAAGGCTTTGGCAGAAAATCCGCGTCCGAGCTCTGAAAGCTCCTCTTTATCCGCGAAATAAATTTTAACAGTGATAATTATTGTTTCACTGTtacttgtgatgtggtccacttggatatgactcattttaggACTAATTGTCTAAAATAATCAcgtcaaatgaatgaacggtgtggatctaataaataaatctttgtggggctatgtaactttgatctcctttgaaccgttggtataTGCGCTCGTCTTCCGACGACAGAGCACACACCAGGCATGTCGGTGATGtgcagtacaccagccaatccgcttccgtgctaCCGCAAGCAAACCACTTCCAAAAGGTAAAAGGGTGGTGAGCTGGTTACTACGGATTCATGCCCATAAATAGTAGCAGAGAGGCATTCATGAGATTTCCCCTCCGCCCTCCATTCTACACAAGTTATATGGGTGGTGATCCTCAATCCATTCTCCATTCATCCTCTCTTACTGCTATCTACCAATCTAAGAAGCCTTGCCTTGGAtactgttcttcttcttcttcttcttcttcttcttcttcccattgtTCCCTCCGCTCTCTGTCCTGTTTCCATTTCTACTCCCATTCTCTATCTCCAAAACCCCAATATACAAACACCCATTTCCCCAATCAATGCACCTTTCCTTacagtgagagagtgagagattctTAGAAGGAGAAACAACTGCAAAAATCCAAGAGGGTCCAAACAAAAGAAACCCCCTCCCACAAAAATAAACCAAAAACAAGGAAAACCCAGTTCCTACACTCAAATACAGAGAAAGATGGATATGTTTTTCTCTAAAATCTTCAGCTTGGTTTTCCTTGCTATTTTGGGAGGTAAGAGACCCATTTGTTCTTCCCCCTTTCTATCATTACTGTtattcagtgttttttttttttttttcaactgtcTTGTATCATTACACATGTTTGGTCATGACACATGCACTTATGGTATCTCACATTTCATTGCATTTTATGAATAATACCAAATCTgtaaatgttttctttttttcttttttcttttttttttttaatcaatgcaTTTGGGGTTTATCTAggaaattataaaaagaaaagaaagagaaataaccAGATTGTTCATTTGGTGTCTAGGtgcaataatattttatttttcttttggttATTATGATATTTACACCtagttcttttgattttcatacACCCATTTTTACATATTGGGAATTGAAATAGTTACGATATTGTAgtgtttttccctttttcttgaaagataacactaccagggattgaaccctggatcccTCTCACACACTACACACTCTCTATCTACTCATCTAATGAGTGGGTGACACTGTTTTTTCCAAATTGACAATTGAATGTGAGAAAATCAAAAGGTTTTTTAGTCTAAATTGTGGCTGTTGCTTCTTGTTTCTGGTTAAAAGCTGCATTTGGGTGTCTTGAGATTGCAATTGGAAAGAAATTACTTCTGCCTACAACTGATAGCCCACTGTTTTAGCACCCCTTAGATGAAACCGGCAAAATTGCCGGTTTGGCAGAAAACTAACAGCTTGCTCTACGTGGAATTCGCTTTCTGTGTTTTTCCAAACGTGCCGCATTTCAAATGCAGGGCCGTCACAAAACGTGTCCTGTGTGCATGTGAATGTTATTTTAGAAATTCCAGATGCAGCCATATCATTGCCATGTGATCTCCATACTGAGATTTatagaattttctattttattgaataattgcAGATCACATGGTGCAGACTGTGATTGCATTTTGGAATAATTCTGTTTTACTGAGTTGTCTGGCATAGGATTCCATGGCACCCATTTGCATTTGtaattgattttcttttttttttcccaattcaTAGATCACATGAGGCAGATTCTGACAGCAGATTCTGATCACATTTGAAAATTTCGCTTTCTTCGGTTGGCTCTTGTAGGTGTTTCAAGCGCTACATTCACATTTACAAACAAGTGTGATTACAGTGTTTGGCCTGGAATTCTATCTAATGCTGGAAGCCCGAAACTCGAAAGCACTGGCTTCGAGCTTTCGAGGGGCAGCAGCCGATCATTCCTAGCGCCAACGGGTTGGTCTGGCAGATTCTGGGGCAGGACAGGGTGCAATTTCGATTCCTCAGGTCAGGGTAGCTGTGTCACAGGTGATTGTGGATCTGGGCAAGTCGAATGCAATGGCGCGGGGGCAGCCCCACCTGCCACTCTTGCAGAATTCACCCTCGGTGGGTCGGGCGGTCAGGATTTCTACGATGTTAGCCTTGTCGATGGGTACAATATTCAGATGGTGATTCAGGGGAGTGGTGGTTCTGGTTCTTGTGGTATGACTGGGTGTGTTGTTGATCTGAACCAGCGATGCCCAGCTGAGCTCAGGGTGGGAGATGGC
This window encodes:
- the LOC131243518 gene encoding thaumatin-like protein 1 isoform X1, which gives rise to MDMFFSKIFSLVFLAILGGVSSATFTFTNKCDYSVWPGILSNAGSPKLESTGFELSRGSSRSFLAPTGWSGRFWGRTGCNFDSSGQGSCVTGDCGSGQVECNGAGAAPPATLAEFTLGGSGGQDFYDVSLVDGYNIQMVIQGSGGSGSCGMTGCVVDLNQRCPAELRVGDGQGCRSACEAFAKPEFCCSGEYATPNTCRPSVYSEMFKSACPRSYSYAYDDATSTFTCSGADYEITFCPSGPSQKSSKDSPQTPGTVPASGSGSGSGSGSGSAGVMLADDSWLASLATGDARRRAPLAHETTFIATIIMLAFLLL
- the LOC131243518 gene encoding thaumatin-like protein 1 isoform X2; translation: MDMFFSKIFSLVFLAILGGVSSATFTFTNKCDYSVWPGILSNAGSPKLESTGFELSRGSSRSFLAPTGWSGRFWGRTGCNFDSSGQGSCVTGDCGSGQVECNGAGAAPPATLAEFTLGGSGGQDFYDVSLVDGYNIQMVIQGSGGSGSCGMTGCVVDLNQRCPAELRVGDGQGCRSACEAFAKPEFCCSGEYATPNTCRPSVYSEMFKSACPRSYSYAYDDATSTFTCSGADYEITFCPSGPRYGRGCNFFYICILDLCLFSGIS